The window cagccTGTCTAACTTCTCAACCGCCTCACTGGCTTTCTCTGAAGGAGACTATGGCAATGACAGCGGTTTAGCTGTTTATGTTGCAAAAGCCATAGACCCCACTATCTGCTGGGACGACATCACCTggctgaaaaaacacacacacctacctgtGATTGTCAAAGGGATACTGAATggtacagtcacacacacacactaaatccaTGACTTAATCGTTTCCTGGAGACTAACTGCTACttgcctaaccctaaccttaaaacatttacacaaaacaTGTAATGACCTATGGGAACTCACCCATAATGTGACTGTAGGAACAAGTATAGGTCCCCACATGTCACCTCACTGTGACTATATGTTTCTTGTACTAGAAGTGCACGAGATAAGAAAATGATATTTTACTCAAATCTCTAATCATTCATTTACCTAAGTCATACTTATGGCTATGAACCCTCATATAAAGCGCCATCAGGCAGACCAGGTTCAGCTTTGTCCAGTTAAAAATGCACtcattcagcagtgtgtgtgtttgtcaggtgAGGATGCTGTCAAAGCTTTGAACTACGGAGTCAATGGCATCCTCGTGTCCAACCACGGAGCTCGACAACTGGATGGGGTTCCAGCTACGGTCTGTGTGTTGGTGCATTGTAACTGTAGTGTTACCACCTCTATGTATCATCACAGttataatgcaaaaaaaataataataatatgaaaacGTGTAATTTGTGCAGTTGGATGTGttggaggaggtggtgaaggCAGTGCAGGGTGGTTGTGATGTCTACCTGGATGGAGGAGTGAGGCAAGGCACAGATGTCCTGAAGGCCTTGGCTCTTGGAGCGAAGGCCGTGTTCATCGGCCGTCCAGTGCTGTGGGGTCTCGCCTGTCAGGTGAAGCACAGCAGTCAAGAACAGTTTTATGcgaccacaggtgtcactataaCACCTGATTCTTTCTTTAATAAAAGCCTcacgttttgtgtgtgtgtgtccagggaGAACAAGGAGTTATTGAGCTTCTGGAACTTCTAAAAGAGGAGTTGCGCCTAGCCATGGCATTgtcaggtaacacacactcattctaAAAATAGCACTTATCAACCATTTTTCACACCACTCAGTGTTTCCTTTGTGTGTAGGTTGTCGATCTGTGTCTGAAGTGAGCAGGTCCCTGGTCAGAAGAGTGGAGTTCAACTCCAGGATGTGAGAGAAAAACCAGCTGCGTtctggattgattgatttttttttttttacccacctCGACATGTTTATTACAAATTAATTGAGCTCCTGGTGCTACTGAATAAAGTATATCACCAAATCCAATGTGACTATTAATATTTGAATTGAATATTTTGTCATCTTGTGTCATCTTCCAAAAATCTAAAGATTGACATGAAgtcttttcattttaatgtacaaaaaaaagaatattaaatgtgtgtatttaatgCCGAAACCTTAATTGTCTTATGCCTTGAAGTTCTGTAAAGACTGAAGCCAGCTTGAGCTGAAGCAATAAATAACAATCAACAGGGGGCAGCAATCCGCCCTTGCAGCGACTAGTCTGCCTGAAGAGCAGTAGAAGAAGAATTACTTCCGGTGTTCAAACTGTCATGGCCGCCGTCACAGGTCACCAATGCTGGTGAGTTAATGAAACACCTGTTGTTTTGTTCTAAATTTACTTTACACGTAGTTCACCATATatggaaaaaaacattgtatACATATAGACGCAGACACGTAGCGTGACAATAATGTATTTTATAATTCGCTAAATATCTGTAATGTTAGCTTAACTTGTTTGGAGGGGCTTCTGCAGGTCTTCAGGTTTTTGTATTGACACATACAGTCCAGCACATAAGTCCAAAAAAATCTATTTAGCCCATTTTGTTACAATAGAACTGATTAAACCGCTAGTTTGATATGATTTACTCATAGTAAATTTACTAAGAGTAAATTTGCATTGGTCCTACAAAACCTTGCTTGTAAGTATTATGGAGGTGACTGTGTTCTATGTGAGCAGGAATAAAATCCAAGAATGCTGAATTAATGAATGCAGATAGTGGCTTTGTGCTTTAAAGGGCCAGTGAACAGAATGTAGGGGATGTGCTGGCAAAAAATATTATGTAGTGTTCATCTTAGGGTGTGTGTTCAATTGTTGTTTTCACAGCAAACATTTGTCTGACCAACGTTAGCACAAGCCATTTCTGGTTAGACCTGTGTAACAGTACCAGGTGGGCAAGACTAAGAATATCTTCCCCCCTTAAAACAAGCAATACAATCTTAGTTGGACACTTTGCCAAAGCTGACTGCATCATTTC of the Parambassis ranga chromosome 8, fParRan2.1, whole genome shotgun sequence genome contains:
- the hao1 gene encoding 2-Hydroxyacid oxidase 1: MSGQRVCVSDFEEEAKKVLPKAVYDYYRSGADEQTTLADNVAAFKRWHLVPRVLRDVSTMDLSVSVLGQKLSMPVCVAATAMQRMAHPEGETATARACKAVGTGMMLSSWATSTIEEVMSAMTTSAGEGGVLWLQLYIYKDRELTLSLVRRAEKAGYKAIFVTVDTPYLGKRLADVRNHFKMPSHLSLSNFSTASLAFSEGDYGNDSGLAVYVAKAIDPTICWDDITWLKKHTHLPVIVKGILNGEDAVKALNYGVNGILVSNHGARQLDGVPATLDVLEEVVKAVQGGCDVYLDGGVRQGTDVLKALALGAKAVFIGRPVLWGLACQGEQGVIELLELLKEELRLAMALSGCRSVSEVSRSLVRRVEFNSRM